The following proteins come from a genomic window of Micromonospora zamorensis:
- a CDS encoding zinc-dependent alcohol dehydrogenase produces the protein MRALCWEGVGKLAVRDVPEPRIRAEGDIIVRVRASSVCGSDLHLINGYLPAMREGDILGHEFMGEVVETGPGVRQHKVGDRVVVGSVVACGGCWYCRTEQYSLCDNSNPQPVFTEKLWGHSPAGILGYSHAAGGYSGSHAEYIRVPFGDVGAFGVPDGVPDDSVVFASDAMPTGWMAADFCGLTGGEVVAVWGAGGVGQMAARSAQLLGAERVIMIDRFPDRLATAAERVGVETINYAETDVLEALRELTAGRGPDACIEAVGMESHDVGPTYAYDRTKQAARLQTDRPTSVRQAIMACRKGGTVSIVGVYAGLVDKFPLGAAMNKALVLRMGQMHAQRYIPMLLDRLAAGEIDPGYLATHPISLEEGAHGYELFEKKQDGCLRSVLHP, from the coding sequence CCGGGCCAGCAGTGTCTGCGGCTCCGACCTGCACCTGATCAACGGGTACCTGCCGGCGATGCGGGAGGGCGACATCCTCGGCCACGAGTTCATGGGCGAGGTGGTGGAGACCGGGCCCGGCGTACGACAGCACAAGGTCGGTGACCGCGTGGTGGTCGGGTCGGTGGTCGCCTGCGGTGGCTGCTGGTACTGCCGCACCGAGCAGTACTCGCTCTGCGACAACTCCAACCCACAGCCGGTGTTCACCGAGAAGCTGTGGGGGCACTCACCGGCCGGCATCCTCGGCTACTCGCACGCCGCCGGCGGCTACTCGGGGTCGCACGCCGAGTACATCCGGGTGCCGTTCGGTGACGTTGGTGCGTTCGGTGTGCCCGACGGGGTGCCGGACGACTCGGTGGTGTTCGCCTCCGACGCGATGCCCACCGGGTGGATGGCGGCGGACTTCTGTGGGCTCACCGGTGGCGAGGTGGTCGCCGTCTGGGGCGCCGGCGGCGTCGGGCAGATGGCGGCCCGGTCGGCGCAACTCCTCGGCGCCGAGCGGGTCATCATGATCGACCGGTTCCCGGACCGGCTCGCCACGGCGGCCGAGCGGGTCGGCGTCGAGACGATCAACTACGCGGAGACGGACGTGCTGGAGGCGCTACGGGAGCTGACCGCCGGCCGTGGGCCGGACGCCTGCATCGAGGCCGTCGGCATGGAGTCACACGACGTCGGACCGACCTACGCGTACGACCGGACGAAGCAGGCGGCTCGGTTGCAGACCGACCGGCCGACCTCCGTACGCCAGGCGATCATGGCCTGTCGTAAGGGTGGCACGGTGAGCATCGTCGGGGTGTACGCCGGTCTGGTGGACAAGTTCCCGCTCGGCGCGGCCATGAACAAGGCCCTGGTGCTGCGGATGGGGCAGATGCACGCGCAGCGCTACATCCCGATGCTGCTCGACCGGCTCGCGGCCGGCGAGATCGACCCCGGCTACCTGGCCACCCACCCGATCTCCCTGGAGGAGGGCGCACACGGCTACGAGCTGTTCGAGAAGAAGCAGGACGGCTGTCTCCGCAGCGTGCTGCACCCCTGA